A window of Mycolicibacterium holsaticum DSM 44478 = JCM 12374 genomic DNA:
GCGGCCCTCGTCGTGCTGGCTCCGCACTGGTCGCGGCGACTCGTCGGACGCGGCTGGCCCAAGCCGCTGGCCGACGCGGTGACGGTGGCCGTCGCCGCGCAGTTGGTCACCGCGCCACTGGTGGCCGGCATCTCGGGCCGGTTCAGCCTGGTCGCCGTCGTCGCGAACCTGGCTGCGGCCGCGGTGATCCCACCGATCACCGTGATCGGCACCGCGGCGGCCGCACTCGGTGGGCTCTGGCCGCCCGCGACCCACCTGCTGATCCGGTTCACCGGGCCCGAGCTGTGGTGGTTGTTGAAGGTGGCGCACTGGGCCGCCGCGGTCCCCGGCGCGTCGCTGCCGGTGCCCTCGGGTCTGCTCGGGGTGTCGACGATCGCGGCGGCAGGCGGTGTCGCCGTGTTGGCGTGGCGGTGGCGCTGGGTGCGGCTCGCGGTGTGCGCGGCCGCGATCTGCCTGCTCGCGTGGACGGTGTCGGGGCTGTCGGGCGGGCATGACACGATCGGGGAGTGAGCCAAGAGGATTCGCGCCTGCACCTGGTCCTGGGTGACGAGGAGCTGCTGGTCGAACGCGCCGTGGCCGCCGTGCTGCGGGCCGCCCGTAAGAGCGCAGGCACCGACGACGTCCCGGTCGATCGGCTGCGCGCCGGTGAGGTCAGCACCAGCGAACTGGCCGAGCTGCTCAGCCCGTCGTTGTTCGCCGACGAGCGGGTGGTGGTGTTGGAGTCGGCGGGCGAGGCGGGCAAGGACGCGGTCGCCGTCATCGCCGCGGCCGCGGCGGACCTGCCGCCGGGCACCATGCTCGTCGTCGTGCATTCCGGCGGTGGCCGCGCCAAGGCCCTCGCGGATCAACTCAAAAAGCTGGGGGCCCAAGAGCATTTATGCGCCCGGATCACCAAGCCGCGTGAGCGCGCCGACTTCGTGCGCGCGGAGTTCCGCGCGTTGAAGATGAAGGTCGACGACGACACCGTCACCGCCGTGCTCGACGCTGTCGGCTCGGACATCCGCGAGCTGGCATCGGCGTGCTCACAGTTGGTCGCCGACACCGACGGCGCGGTCAACGCCGCGGCGGTGCGCCGCTACCACTCAGGCAAAGCCGAGGTGAAGGGTTTCGACATCGCCGACAAGGCCGTCCTCGGCGACGTCGCGGGGGCCGCCGAGGCGCTGCGGTGGGCGATGATGAGCGGCGAACCGCAGGTGGTGCTGGCCGACGCGTTGGCCGAGGCCGTGCACACGATCGCGCGGGTGGCTCCGCTGTCCGGAGATCCCTACCGGCTGGCCTCGGAGTTGGGGATGCCGCCGTGGCGGGTGCAGAAGGCGCAGAAGCAGGCCCGTCGGTGGTCGCGTGCATCGGTGGCCGAGGCGATGCGGCTCGTCGCGGCGCTCAACGCCGACGTCAAGGGTGCGGCAGCCGACGCGAACTACGCGTTGGAATCGACGGTGCGCAAAGTCGCCGAACTCGCGGCGGACTAGAAAGATAAAGATAAGGAAAGCGGCGCGGCTCAGAGCTTGTTGAGCGCGCGGGCCAGCGCCGACTTGCGGTTGGCGGCCTGGTTCTTGTGGATGACACCCTTGCTGGCGGCCTTGTCGAGCTGGCGGCTGGTCGACAGCAGCAGCTCGCCGGCCTTCTCCTTGTCGCCGGACTCCACAGCCGCCCGGAACCCGCGCACCGCGGTGTGAAGCGACGACTTCACCGACTTGTTGCGCAGCCTGCGCTTCTCGTTGGTGCGGTTGCGCTTCATCTGCGACTTGATGTTGGCCACGCGGATAGTCCTTCGTAAGTCTCGACGGGATGGGGCAAGTAAGTGGGCGCCCGAACAAGGGCAGCGACTGCTCAGGGTACCAGCGAGCCCCCCGATCTCCCAAAGCGAGGGACGCTGGCCTGCCGGTATGGGCCCGGTGGTGTCAGCCGGGCTGGGCGCCGACGCCCGGGTGCACTTCGACCCGGTGCAGGTCGTCGCCCAACTCGATCTGCCGGTCGAACGCCGTCGCGGCCAGCGCCCGCCACTGGTCTTCCTGACCAGGCTCGATGGCAGGCACGTAGTGGGTGAGGATGAGGATGCCCACCCCGGCGCGCGTCGCGGTGGCCGCCGCCTCCTCGACCGAGGAGTGGTAGTCGCAGATGTCGCGGATCCGCTGCATCGGCATCGCGTCGATCAGATCCTTGCGGATCACCGTGTGCACCAACGCGCCCGCCCCGGCGGCCAGCTTGTCGAGGCTTTCACACGGGACGGTGTCGCCGGCCAGCACCACCGAGGCGCCGGCGTGTTCGACGCGGAAACCGATCGTCGGGGCCACGGGCCGGTGATCGGTCGGCGCGGCGGTGATCGTGACGCCGTCGCGGTCCCACACCACCCCTTCGGTGTATTCGTGCACCTCCAGCGGGGGCGGCGTCTTCAGGTCGTCGTGGTGGGCGATCCGGTAGCCGATGTCGAAGCCGAACGCCTTCAGCGTGGCGTCGACGACCTCGGCGGTGCCGGGCGGGCCGATGATCGGAAACGGGGGCTGTTCGGGGGTGAACGTGGTGACCCAGCGGCTGATGATGATGTCGCCGAGATCGGCGATGTGGTCGCTGTG
This region includes:
- the holA gene encoding DNA polymerase III subunit delta, giving the protein MSQEDSRLHLVLGDEELLVERAVAAVLRAARKSAGTDDVPVDRLRAGEVSTSELAELLSPSLFADERVVVLESAGEAGKDAVAVIAAAAADLPPGTMLVVVHSGGGRAKALADQLKKLGAQEHLCARITKPRERADFVRAEFRALKMKVDDDTVTAVLDAVGSDIRELASACSQLVADTDGAVNAAAVRRYHSGKAEVKGFDIADKAVLGDVAGAAEALRWAMMSGEPQVVLADALAEAVHTIARVAPLSGDPYRLASELGMPPWRVQKAQKQARRWSRASVAEAMRLVAALNADVKGAAADANYALESTVRKVAELAAD
- the rpsT gene encoding 30S ribosomal protein S20, which gives rise to MANIKSQMKRNRTNEKRRLRNKSVKSSLHTAVRGFRAAVESGDKEKAGELLLSTSRQLDKAASKGVIHKNQAANRKSALARALNKL
- a CDS encoding ribonuclease Z, with product MIEVTLLGTGSPIPDANRAGPSTLVRAGGQTFLIDCGRGVQQRMTAAGAGANGLTALLLTHLHSDHIADLGDIIISRWVTTFTPEQPPFPIIGPPGTAEVVDATLKAFGFDIGYRIAHHDDLKTPPPLEVHEYTEGVVWDRDGVTITAAPTDHRPVAPTIGFRVEHAGASVVLAGDTVPCESLDKLAAGAGALVHTVIRKDLIDAMPMQRIRDICDYHSSVEEAAATATRAGVGILILTHYVPAIEPGQEDQWRALAATAFDRQIELGDDLHRVEVHPGVGAQPG